The sequence below is a genomic window from Croceicoccus marinus.
CCGACGCGGGTGCGCGACAGTTCGATCAGCCGTTCGCGGCTGATTACGCGCTGGGGGGACTGGACGAAGGCGCTCAGCAGGTCGAATTCCGCCGTGGTCAGTTCGACCAGCGCCCTTGTCGGCGAACGCAGTTCGCGGCGCGACAGCGACAGGGTCCAGCCGTCGAAGCCGATTTCGTCGTGCTTCTCGCGGGGGCTGGGCGCGCCATTGCCATTGCCGTGGCGGCGCAGCACCGCGGCGATGCGGGCCAGCAATTCGCGCGTGCCGAACGGCTTGGCGAGATAATCGTCGGCGCCCAGTTCCAGCCCGACGACGCGGTCCGCCTCTTCCCCGCGCGCGCTGACGAAGATCACCGGCACGTCGCTGGTCGCGCGCAGGCGGCGCAGCAGCTCGATACCGTTGGTCCCCGGCAGCATGATGTCGAGCACGATCAGGGCGGGCCGGCCGTCCTCCATCTGCACCTGCATCTCGGCCCCGGTTGCGGCGGAGCGGACATCATAGCCATGTTCCTTCAGGGCGCGCGAGATCAGCACGCGAAGCTGCGGATCGTCTTCGACGACAAGGATCGTCTGGGTGGCCATCGGCGTGTCTGGTTCCGGCTTTCGAAAAAGGGGTGGAGGAGCAGGCCCCCAAGTGATCGGCGGCGAAGCTAGTTGTCCTGCATGCGCTGTTCAAGCGCTGCCTGACCGCAGGAAGGCGCACGCATCGATATGGCCGCAGATGCGCAGCCGGGCAATAGCGCGCGGCCATGGTGCCGCGTCATCCGGCAGGGCAGGGCCCTTGCGCCGACCGGCGCCCCCTCGCTAAGGGACGGCGGCGGGCGCCGTCCGGTGCCCCTTCGCACCCGCATCCTGCCCCGATCTTCGATGGAGAGCGCCATCATGGCCAAGCGCTACTGGCTGATGAAATCCGAACCCGACGTCTATTCGTGGGACGACCTTGTCGATCAGGGCGAGGGGACGTGGGACGGCGTGCGCAACCATCGCGCCAAGAACAATTTGGCCGCCATGCAGAAGGGCGACCAGGCGTTCTTCTATCATTCCAACATCGGGCTGCAGATCGTGGGCATCTGCGAAGTAAGCGTCGCGGGCATCACCGATCCCACCGACGAGACCGGCAAATGGGCCGCGGTCAAGGTCAAGCCGGTCGAGAAGCTGCCGGCAAGCGTGACGCTGAAGCAGGTGAAGGCAGAGGAATCGCTGGCCGAAATGGAGCTGGTCAAGCTGATGCGCCTGTCGGTGAGCGAGGTCAGGCCCGAGGAATGGAAAAAAATTCTGTCGATGTCCAAGGCCAATGCGAAGCAGGCGGACTGACCCGCAAGGCCGTTCCGATCCCCAGATTACCGCTGCCGACGATGGTTAACGCGGCGGCCGTGCTTCCTGTCCCATAACGGGGCTATCCATTGCGGATGATTTCGGTCCGCGCGTCGTTAAGCTTGGTTAAGAAACCGTTACCGCCATCGCTCGTTCAGCATGGCATAGGTTTCAGGCCAAGCTAGGATAACGACGCCGATGATCCATGCCGTCACACCGACCATGCGCGCACCGATCCGCGTGCCCATGGTGCAGCCGATCGCCCGCCGCCGCGCCGCGGTGAAGGGCTGGTTCGGCCGCAAGATGCGCCCGTTGATGATCGAGGTTCGGCAGGAGCAGCCGCAGACGCTGTTCTGGGGCCTGACTTCGCGCGATGCGAAGGAATTCATGATGGCCTATTGCGCGTGCTTCATGGCGGTCATCGGCTTCATAGCCTGAACGCACAGGCGGAGAAGTTCAGGCCGGAGCGAGACGAAGCTCCGCCTGGTACAGGATCCAGCCGAGCCAGGCCGAGATCAGGCTCATCGCGGCGGCCAGCAGAAGCTGGTCCACGATCGACACGTTGATCGCGTTCAGCGCCATCGCCAGCGCAGAGCCGCCGACCATCGCGAAGCTGTTCACCAGATTGTTCGCCGCGACCGTTCGCGCCGTCTGCGACTTGTCGACCACCGTCGTCAGGAACGCATAGAGCGGCACAACGAACATGCCGCCCGCGATCGCGATGCCCATCAGGCATAGCAGCAGCGGCGCGGCCAGCGGCAGCAGGATGAACTCTCCCACCGAATACAGGCCGCCCGCTTCGGGCACCCACATGCGGCACACGACGTGGAACGCCACCACGAACAGCCCCATCACCACCACCGATGCTGGCGAATAGCGCGCCGACACCTCTCCCTTGAGCAACGCGTTGATCGATACCGACCCGATCGCCACGCCGATGGAAAAGACCACCAGGAACAGGCTGGCCACTTCCTTGCTGGCGGTCAGCACGTTCTTGGCCAGTGGCGGGAATTCGATGAACAGCACCGCGCCGATGGTCCAGAAGAAGCTGATCGCCAGGATCGCGTAGAACACGCGCGCATCCTGCATCGATCCCTTGACCACGTTGATCGAGGATCGCCAGATATTGTAGTCGATCGGCTCGACCACGCCTTGCGCCGGGGCGCTTGGCACCTGCCTGCCCGCGAACCATCCCAGCACGGCCAGCGCTATCACCAGCACCGCGGCAATCTCCACCGCGATCCAGCCGGCCAGGATCGTGCCCGCCAGGATCGCAAGATAGGTCCCCGCCTCGACTAGGCCGGTGCCGGCCAGCACTTCCTGCCTTTCTAGATGCTGGGGCAGGATCGCATATTTGATCGGGCCGAAGAAGGTGGAGTGCACCCCCATCGCGAACAGCGCCAGCAGCAGCAGCGGGATCGCGATACTGTCCACCGCGAAATTCACCGAGGCCAGGACCAGACCTGCCGCGCCCACCGTCATGATGCCGATTTCGGCGAGCTTGACCCGGCGGATGATGACCGCCTTGTCCCGCATGTCGGCCAGCTGGCCCGACAGCGCGGAAAACAGCACGAAGGGCAGGGTGAACAGCCCCTGCGCCACGGCCGAGAACATCGCTTCCTCTGCCGCGCTGGAATAGACGGCATAGACCACGAACAGGACCATCGCGTTCTTGTACAGATTGTCGTTGAACGCCCCCAGAACCTGGGTGACGAACAGCGGCAGGAAGCGGCGCCTGGTGAGAAGATCGGTGGAAGTCAGCATGATTGTTGGCGCCCGTCCTTACCGTCCATGCTGCGCGGCACAAGCCATTGCGGCACAGGCAGGTAATAAAATCGGGTCAAGGCGTGCCCTACACGCTTGGGATGCCGCCTGTTTTCAGGCTAAATGGCTTCACGAATCTATGCTGACACTTCCCAACCTCCTTACGCTTTCGCGTATCTTCGCCGTTCCGCTGCTGGTCGGATTCCTGTGGTGGCCCGACTGGGCGCTGGGGCATGCCATTGCGTTCGTGCTCTATTCGCTGGCGGGCATCACCGATTATTTCGACGGCGCGCTCGCGCGGTCGAGCGGGCGGGTCAGCCGGCTGGGCGTGTTCCTCGATCCCATCGCGGACAAGCTGATGATCGCCGCCGTGATCCTGGTGCTTGCGGCCAAGGGCGGGCTGTCAGGGCCGTATGTGGGCGATCTGCATGCGCTGGCGGGCCTGGTGATCCTGCTGCGCGAGATTGCGGTGTCGGGCCTGCGCGAATTCCTGGCGGGCGTGCAGGTGTCGGTTCCGGTGTCGAAGCTGGCGAAGTGGAAGACCACGGTGCAGATCGTCTCGCTGGGTGCGCTGATCCTGGCGGGCGCGCTGCCGGACATGGAATGGATCAGGCTGACCGGCCTTGTCTGCCTGTGGGCTGCGGCGGCGCTGACGGTGGTGACCGGCTGGGACTATCTGCGCATCGGCCTGAAGCACATGGACTGATTTCGCCGCGACTGGCCGCTTGTCGGGCGGCCGGGCGAAGTCTAGGCGCTGGGCATGAGTTTCAAAGCAACCGTCCTGACCCTGTATCCCGAGATGTTTCCGGGCCCGCTTGGCATCAGCCTTGCCGGCCGCGCGCTGGAAGCGGGGGCATGGTCGATGGAGGCGGTGCAGATCCGCGATTTCGCGGCCGACAAGCATCGCACCGTCGACGACACGCCCGCCGGCGGCGGCGCGGGCATGGTGCTCAAGGTCGATGTGCTGGCCGCCGCGATCGATCATGCGCGCGGGCTGAACCCCGATGCGCCGGTGCTGACGATGACGCCGCGCGGGCGTCCGCTTGACCAGGCGCGCGTTCGCGAACTTGCGTCGGGGCCGGGCGCGATCGTGCTGTGCGGCCGGTTCGAGGGTTTCGACGAGCGTATTTTCGAAGGCCGCGACGTCGAGGAAGTGTCGGTCGGCGACATCGTGCTGTCGGGCGGAGAGCCTGCCGCGCTCATGCTGCTCGACGCTTGCATTCGGCTGCTTCCCGGCGTAATGGGCGCGGCTTCCAGCGGAGTCGAGGAATCGTTCGAGAACGGTCTGCTCGAATATCCGCATTTTACCCGACCTGCCATATGGGAAGGGCGCACGATCCCTGAAGTGCTGCGATCGGGGGATCATGCGAAGATCGCGGCGTGGCGAAAGCGGCGCAGCGAGGACGATACACGGTTACGCAGGCCGGACCTTTGGGAGCGTCATGGTGACGTTCGGGGACAGCCTGCCTCTGGCGCGCGGCACGATGATGAAGGCACAGGCACATGAACCTGATCCAGCAGCTTGAAGCGGAGGCCATCGCAGGCCTTGGCAAGGATATTCCGGAATTCCGCGCGGGCGACACCGTGCGCGTCGGCGTGCGCGTCGTGGAAGGCACGCGTGAGCGTGTGCAGAACTACGAAGGCGTCGTGATCGCGCGTTCGAACCGCGGCATGGGTTCGAACTTCACCGTTCGCAAGATGAGCTTCGGCGAAGGCGTGGAGCGTGTGTTCCCGCTCTATTCGCCCAACATCGACAGCATCACCGTGGTCCGCCGCGGCGTGGTGCGCCGTGCGAAGCTGTATTACCTGCGCGGCCGCACCGGCAAGAGCGCGCGTATTGCCGAGCGCAAGACGGTTCGCGAGAACGCGTAAGCCTTCGCGCAAAAAGCGAAACACGAAAGGGCGGTTCCTGCAGGGGCCGCCCTTTTTGCATGTGGGCGATGGCGCGCGCATCACGGTTGCAATCGTAACCGCTTTGTCCAATGAAGCGGGCTGAATTTCCGCTCCTTTCTCTGGATCCCTGCCGATGACCCGCGTTTCCACGACTGTCCTGCGCCTTGCCGCGTCCGCCCTTGTGCTGGGCGCCGTGATGGGGGGCAGCGCGATGGCGCAGCCGGGGTACGACCTGCCCGGAACGCCCGCGCAGGCGATGGCGGTCCCCGAAGTGCCGCAAAAGGAGCTGACGCTGGAGCGCATCGCGGGCAGCCCGTCGCTGAACGGTGCATCGCCGCGCGCGATGAAGCTGTCGCCCGATGGCCGCTGGCTGACCCTGCTGCGCCCGCGCGACGACGACCGCTATCGCTATGATCTGTGGGCCTATGACCGGCAGGGCGGCGAATGGTCGATGCTGGTCGATTCCGAAGCGTTCGGTCCCGGGCGCGAATTGTCCGAGGCCGAGAAGATGCAGCGCGAACGCGCCCGCATCGCCAGCCTGAAGGGCATCGTGTCCTATGAATGGGCCGAGGATTCGCAGTCGATCCTGGTGCCGCTGGACGGCGATCTGTTCCTCGCGAAGCTCGACGGCACGGTCACCCGCCTGACCGACAGCGAGGAGGGAGAGCTCAATCCCGCGATCTCGCCCGACAATGCGCGCGTGTCCTTCGTGCGCGAGGGCCGCCTCTATGTCGCGCCCATCGGCGGCACGCCGGTCGCGATCACGCCAGTTGAAGCCAGCGACACCGTCCATTGGGGCGAGGCGGAATTCGTCGCGCAGGAGGAAATGGACCGCGACTACGGATACAAGTGGAGCCCTGACGGCAAGCGCATCGCGGTGCTGCGCTATGACGAGGCTCCGGTCGCGGTCGTCACGCGCACGTCGATCGGCGCGGGCAGCACGACCACCTATGACCAGCGCTATCCGCTGGCGGGCACCGACAATGTGCTGATCGATCTTTTCGTCATGGATCCGGACGGCGGCGATCTGGTCAAGGCGGACCTTGGCGCGGAACGCGACATCTATGTCACCCGCGTCGACTGGGCGCCGGACGGCAGCCTCTATGTCCAGCGCCAGAACCGCGCGCAGAGCCGGCTCGACCTGCTGAAGATCGACCCCGCCACGGGCAAGAGCACGCTGGTATTCACCGAAACCGCGGCGGAAGGGCACTGGATCAACCAGACCTCGGACTATCGCTTCCTGAAGGACGGGTCGCTGATCTGGCGTTCGGAGCGTAGCGGGTTCGGCCATCTGTGGCGGCTGGCCGATGGCGCGTGGACGCAGCTGACCAGCGGTGACTGGGTCGTCACCGGGCTGCTGGGCGTGGACGATCAGGCTGGCATGCTGTGGTTCAAGGGCCGCAAGGACACCCCGCTGGAGGATCATATCTACCGCCTCGACTATGCGAATGGCGGCGCGCCCGAACGGCTGACCCAGCCGGGCTGGTTCTATGGCGGTTCGATGGATGGGGCGGGGCGGACCATGATCGTCAACCGGTCGAACCCCGCGCAGCCGACGCAATATTACCTGGCGGACAATGCGGGCCAGCGGCTGACCTGGCTGATGGAAAACGCGCTGGATGCGGACCACCCCTATGCGCCTTACGCGGCCAGCCACGCCGCCGCGCGTTTCGGCACGCTGGCAGCGGAGGATGGCAGCACGCTCTATTGGAAGATGCTGACCCCGAAGATGGAGAAGGGCAAGCGCTACCCCGTGCTGTTCCATCACTATGGCGGCCCGCACGCGCAGGAGGTGGACCGCGCATGGGGGTCGACCATCGCGCAATATTTCGTGGATCTCGGCTATATCTGGTTCCAGATCGACAATCGCGGATCCGACAATCGCGGGGTCGAGTTCGAAAGGCAGATCCGCGAGGCGATGGGCACGGTCGAGGTGACCGACCAGAAGACGGGCGGCACCTGGCTCAAGACCCTGCCCTTCGTCGATCCCGACCGGATCGCGATCTATGGCGGCAGCTATGGCGGCTATATGACGCTCAAGATGCTGGAGGCCGATCCCGGCTTCTACGCGGCGGGTGTCGCGGCATCGTCGGTGACGAAGTGGGAGCTCTACGACACCTTCTACACCGAACGCTACATGGGCGATCCGCGCGAGGTGCCCGAAGCTTACGAGGCGTCGAACACCATCGCCGACGCCGCGCAAATGAGCGATCCGCTGCTGATCATCCACGGGATGAGCGACGACAATGTCGTGATGGACAATACCACCGCGATGGTCGCCGCGATGCAGGAAGCCAACGTTCCGTTCGAAATGATGCTGTACCCCGGTTTCGGCCATGTCGTTTCCGGCCCGGTGATTACCCAGCATTATTACGGCGCGATCACCCGTTTCCTCACGCAGAACGGCGTTCCCCCCGGCGGCCGGTGACCCGATCGGCGCAGGCATGCCGCCCGCGCCCTCTTGCAACGATCAGCGCGCGGGCCTAACCGCCAAGTTTCGATTATTGCCGCAAGAAGTGAGTGACAGACCCATGGCGACCAGCGTTGCTGCCAAGACCGATTTCATCACCCTGGCGCATCCCGCGCCCGTAGCGGATGAAACGCGCGTGCAGTGGCTGGAAAATCCCGGCTTCGGCACCTTGTTCACCGATCACATGATCATGATCGACTGGACCGAGGGCGAAGGCTGGCACAATGCCACGCTGGGCCCGCGCCGCCCGATCGAGCTCGATCCCGCCGCAGCGGTGCTGCATTATGCGCAGGAAATCTTCGAGGGGATGAAGGCCTATCGCCATCCCGACGGCAGCACCGCGCTGTTCCGGCCCGAGGCGAATGCGAAGCGCTTCAACGTCTCCGCCCGGCGCATGGCGATGCCCGAACTGCCCGAAGAGCTGTTCCTGGAAGCGGTTCGCCTATTGGTCGACAAGGACAGCGCGTGGATCCCCGACATGGAGGGCGCATCGCTATACCTGCGCCCCTTCATGTTCGCGTCCGAAGTGTTCCTGGGGGTCCGCCCGGCCAAGCGCTACAAGTTCATCGTGATCGCCAGCCCTGCGGGCAATTACTTCAAGTCCGGCACGCCCGCCGTGTCGATCTGGGTGTCGAGCGACTATACCCGCGCGGCCCCCGGCGGCACCGGCGCGGCCAAATGCGGCGGCAATTACGCCGCCAGCCTGGTCCCCCAGGCCGAGGCGATCGAGCGCGGGCACGACCAGGTCGTTTTCCTCGACGCCGCGGAACGCAAGTGGATCGAGGAACTGGGCGGCATGAACCTGTTCTTCGTGTTCGACGACAGGCGTGTCCTGACCCCCGCGCTGACCGGCACGATCCTGCCCGGCATCACGCGCGACAGCCTGATCACACTGCTGCGCGAGGAAGGGCTGACGGTCGAGGAGGGCCGCTATAGCCTGGA
It includes:
- the trmD gene encoding tRNA (guanosine(37)-N1)-methyltransferase TrmD, which codes for MSFKATVLTLYPEMFPGPLGISLAGRALEAGAWSMEAVQIRDFAADKHRTVDDTPAGGGAGMVLKVDVLAAAIDHARGLNPDAPVLTMTPRGRPLDQARVRELASGPGAIVLCGRFEGFDERIFEGRDVEEVSVGDIVLSGGEPAALMLLDACIRLLPGVMGAASSGVEESFENGLLEYPHFTRPAIWEGRTIPEVLRSGDHAKIAAWRKRRSEDDTRLRRPDLWERHGDVRGQPASGARHDDEGTGT
- the pgsA gene encoding CDP-diacylglycerol--glycerol-3-phosphate 3-phosphatidyltransferase encodes the protein MLTLPNLLTLSRIFAVPLLVGFLWWPDWALGHAIAFVLYSLAGITDYFDGALARSSGRVSRLGVFLDPIADKLMIAAVILVLAAKGGLSGPYVGDLHALAGLVILLREIAVSGLREFLAGVQVSVPVSKLAKWKTTVQIVSLGALILAGALPDMEWIRLTGLVCLWAAAALTVVTGWDYLRIGLKHMD
- a CDS encoding EVE domain-containing protein, with protein sequence MAKRYWLMKSEPDVYSWDDLVDQGEGTWDGVRNHRAKNNLAAMQKGDQAFFYHSNIGLQIVGICEVSVAGITDPTDETGKWAAVKVKPVEKLPASVTLKQVKAEESLAEMELVKLMRLSVSEVRPEEWKKILSMSKANAKQAD
- the rplS gene encoding 50S ribosomal protein L19: MNLIQQLEAEAIAGLGKDIPEFRAGDTVRVGVRVVEGTRERVQNYEGVVIARSNRGMGSNFTVRKMSFGEGVERVFPLYSPNIDSITVVRRGVVRRAKLYYLRGRTGKSARIAERKTVRENA
- a CDS encoding DPP IV N-terminal domain-containing protein, with the translated sequence MGGSAMAQPGYDLPGTPAQAMAVPEVPQKELTLERIAGSPSLNGASPRAMKLSPDGRWLTLLRPRDDDRYRYDLWAYDRQGGEWSMLVDSEAFGPGRELSEAEKMQRERARIASLKGIVSYEWAEDSQSILVPLDGDLFLAKLDGTVTRLTDSEEGELNPAISPDNARVSFVREGRLYVAPIGGTPVAITPVEASDTVHWGEAEFVAQEEMDRDYGYKWSPDGKRIAVLRYDEAPVAVVTRTSIGAGSTTTYDQRYPLAGTDNVLIDLFVMDPDGGDLVKADLGAERDIYVTRVDWAPDGSLYVQRQNRAQSRLDLLKIDPATGKSTLVFTETAAEGHWINQTSDYRFLKDGSLIWRSERSGFGHLWRLADGAWTQLTSGDWVVTGLLGVDDQAGMLWFKGRKDTPLEDHIYRLDYANGGAPERLTQPGWFYGGSMDGAGRTMIVNRSNPAQPTQYYLADNAGQRLTWLMENALDADHPYAPYAASHAAARFGTLAAEDGSTLYWKMLTPKMEKGKRYPVLFHHYGGPHAQEVDRAWGSTIAQYFVDLGYIWFQIDNRGSDNRGVEFERQIREAMGTVEVTDQKTGGTWLKTLPFVDPDRIAIYGGSYGGYMTLKMLEADPGFYAAGVAASSVTKWELYDTFYTERYMGDPREVPEAYEASNTIADAAQMSDPLLIIHGMSDDNVVMDNTTAMVAAMQEANVPFEMMLYPGFGHVVSGPVITQHYYGAITRFLTQNGVPPGGR
- a CDS encoding MFS transporter, which translates into the protein MLTSTDLLTRRRFLPLFVTQVLGAFNDNLYKNAMVLFVVYAVYSSAAEEAMFSAVAQGLFTLPFVLFSALSGQLADMRDKAVIIRRVKLAEIGIMTVGAAGLVLASVNFAVDSIAIPLLLLALFAMGVHSTFFGPIKYAILPQHLERQEVLAGTGLVEAGTYLAILAGTILAGWIAVEIAAVLVIALAVLGWFAGRQVPSAPAQGVVEPIDYNIWRSSINVVKGSMQDARVFYAILAISFFWTIGAVLFIEFPPLAKNVLTASKEVASLFLVVFSIGVAIGSVSINALLKGEVSARYSPASVVVMGLFVVAFHVVCRMWVPEAGGLYSVGEFILLPLAAPLLLCLMGIAIAGGMFVVPLYAFLTTVVDKSQTARTVAANNLVNSFAMVGGSALAMALNAINVSIVDQLLLAAAMSLISAWLGWILYQAELRLAPA
- a CDS encoding branched-chain amino acid aminotransferase, with protein sequence MATSVAAKTDFITLAHPAPVADETRVQWLENPGFGTLFTDHMIMIDWTEGEGWHNATLGPRRPIELDPAAAVLHYAQEIFEGMKAYRHPDGSTALFRPEANAKRFNVSARRMAMPELPEELFLEAVRLLVDKDSAWIPDMEGASLYLRPFMFASEVFLGVRPAKRYKFIVIASPAGNYFKSGTPAVSIWVSSDYTRAAPGGTGAAKCGGNYAASLVPQAEAIERGHDQVVFLDAAERKWIEELGGMNLFFVFDDRRVLTPALTGTILPGITRDSLITLLREEGLTVEEGRYSLEQWREDATTGKLVECFACGTAAVVTAVGKVAGHDGDFTIGTGGPGQLTQKMKNRLTGIQRGQLPDTHGWVTKLD
- a CDS encoding response regulator, producing MATQTILVVEDDPQLRVLISRALKEHGYDVRSAATGAEMQVQMEDGRPALIVLDIMLPGTNGIELLRRLRATSDVPVIFVSARGEEADRVVGLELGADDYLAKPFGTRELLARIAAVLRRHGNGNGAPSPREKHDEIGFDGWTLSLSRRELRSPTRALVELTTAEFDLLSAFVQSPQRVISRERLIELSRTRVGDSSDRSVDVLVSRLRRKLTTSDKEAPIATVRGVGYMFTAEVAAA